A genomic segment from Luteolibacter ambystomatis encodes:
- a CDS encoding HupE/UreJ family protein codes for MQSVSRKDRHEPRPSLPRRTAVSTALLLLALACPAHAHAAHGEAAGFTTGFGHPWSGWDHILAMIAVGLWGAQLRKPAVWVLPVAFPLVMAFGGFLGLIGTPLPGTEIGIALSAILLGAAVAFEARPPLWVAALLVGIFGLFHGHAHGTELPEGQNGLLYSLGFVIATGCLHGVGITIGLIHKWKGGQIALRASGVAIALAGFWFAKEALA; via the coding sequence GTGCAGTCCGTATCCCGAAAGGATCGCCATGAACCCCGCCCATCCCTGCCCCGCCGCACAGCCGTTTCCACCGCCTTGCTGTTGCTGGCGCTCGCCTGCCCCGCCCATGCCCACGCCGCACATGGCGAGGCCGCGGGATTCACGACGGGCTTCGGCCACCCATGGTCCGGCTGGGACCACATCCTCGCCATGATCGCGGTGGGTCTGTGGGGCGCGCAACTGCGGAAACCCGCCGTGTGGGTGCTGCCGGTGGCATTCCCTCTGGTGATGGCATTCGGCGGCTTTCTCGGTCTGATCGGCACTCCGCTGCCGGGAACGGAGATTGGCATCGCGCTCTCCGCGATCCTGCTGGGCGCGGCGGTCGCCTTCGAGGCCCGCCCTCCGCTGTGGGTGGCCGCACTTCTGGTCGGCATCTTCGGACTCTTCCATGGTCACGCCCACGGCACCGAACTGCCGGAAGGCCAGAACGGTCTTCTCTACAGCCTTGGCTTCGTGATCGCCACCGGCTGCCTCCACGGCGTGGGCATCACCATCGGCCTGATCCACAAATGGAAGGGCGGCCAAATCGCCCTTCGTGCCTCCGGGGTCGCGATTGCCTTGGCCGGCTTCTGGTTCGCGAAGGAAGCGCTGGCATGA
- a CDS encoding HupE/UreJ family protein: protein MKRPSLIPVIAASLLGTGAANAHVITTGLGPLYDGATHLALSPEDCVPLVALGLFAGLRGPDAARRAFFVIPAAWLAGGWLGLSGGMAPAFPIAAASFLVLGLLIATDCKMKPAWVAALAGLISATHAWLDGVAVRAEGGEHLGTLGGAITATVFFLLSAGLVLALKPGWTRIVVRVLGSWIAATGLLMAGWWIHTSKPRPPKPPQGAARASIFWRASAALSACPALSAAAASPFSETRSAGKALRAPS, encoded by the coding sequence ATGAAGCGTCCTTCCCTGATCCCGGTCATCGCCGCCTCGTTGCTGGGAACAGGCGCGGCCAACGCGCACGTGATCACCACCGGCTTGGGACCGCTCTATGACGGTGCGACCCATCTCGCTCTCTCGCCGGAAGACTGTGTGCCGCTGGTGGCGCTGGGCCTTTTCGCCGGCCTGCGCGGACCGGATGCGGCACGCCGCGCCTTTTTTGTCATCCCTGCGGCTTGGTTGGCGGGCGGCTGGCTGGGACTTTCGGGCGGCATGGCTCCGGCGTTCCCCATCGCTGCGGCATCATTCCTTGTACTCGGACTGCTGATTGCCACCGACTGCAAAATGAAGCCCGCCTGGGTGGCGGCGCTGGCCGGGCTCATCTCCGCCACCCACGCCTGGCTCGATGGTGTGGCGGTGCGTGCGGAAGGCGGCGAACACCTCGGCACCCTCGGTGGCGCGATCACCGCCACCGTGTTTTTTCTGCTTTCCGCCGGACTTGTGCTGGCACTGAAGCCCGGGTGGACCCGCATCGTGGTGCGCGTGCTCGGCAGTTGGATCGCCGCCACCGGCCTGCTCATGGCCGGATGGTGGATCCACACGTCAAAGCCGAGGCCACCGAAACCGCCTCAGGGTGCGGCCAGAGCCTCGATTTTCTGGCGCGCTTCGGCAGCCTTGTCCGCCTGTCCGGCCTTGTCGGCAGCCGCAGCCAGCCCTTTCAGCGAGACAAGATCAGCCGGGAAAGCCCTGAGGGCACCCTCATAG
- the proC gene encoding pyrroline-5-carboxylate reductase, which produces MKLGVIGCGKMGTALVQGAVKAGAVTAEDIRGCDPVAAALEAFTAATGAQTAADAAEIGATCDTILLATKPHDVAAALKLAAKGADGQPRLVISIAAGLTLTTLQDSAPENFRIIRTMPNTPAMVGQGATAFCRGANTTAEDAALAMQLLSSVGHTIEVPERLINAVTGVSGSGPAYIYLIIEALADGGVKAGLGRADAIKLAAQTVLGAAAMVMETGLHPAVLKDMVTSPGGTTIAALAEMENHGVRAAMIAAVDAAVRRADELGGS; this is translated from the coding sequence ATGAAGCTCGGCGTCATCGGATGTGGCAAAATGGGCACGGCCCTCGTGCAGGGAGCCGTGAAAGCGGGAGCGGTGACGGCGGAAGACATCCGCGGTTGCGACCCGGTGGCCGCGGCGCTGGAAGCCTTCACGGCAGCCACCGGCGCGCAGACCGCCGCGGATGCCGCCGAAATCGGCGCGACCTGCGATACCATCCTGCTGGCCACCAAACCCCACGACGTGGCCGCCGCCCTGAAGCTGGCCGCGAAAGGGGCTGACGGCCAGCCGCGGCTGGTGATTTCCATCGCCGCAGGCCTGACTCTCACCACCCTCCAGGACAGCGCTCCGGAAAACTTCCGTATCATCCGCACCATGCCGAACACCCCGGCGATGGTCGGCCAGGGCGCCACCGCCTTCTGCCGTGGAGCGAATACCACGGCGGAGGATGCCGCGCTGGCGATGCAATTACTCAGTTCCGTGGGCCACACCATCGAGGTACCGGAACGACTCATCAATGCCGTCACCGGCGTCTCCGGCAGCGGGCCCGCCTACATCTATCTCATCATCGAAGCCCTCGCCGATGGTGGCGTGAAAGCCGGACTCGGCCGCGCGGATGCCATCAAGCTGGCCGCCCAGACCGTGCTGGGAGCCGCCGCCATGGTCATGGAGACCGGCCTGCATCCCGCGGTTCTAAAAGACATGGTCACTTCGCCCGGCGGCACCACCATCGCCGCGCTGGCGGAAATGGAGAACCACGGCGTGCGCGCCGCCATGATCGCTGCCGTGGACGCCGCCGTGCGCCGCGCGGACGAACTCGGTGGATCCTGA
- a CDS encoding tetratricopeptide repeat protein, with protein sequence MSPRSLIALAGTAALLVSCGNKNEGPPLASHAPKSNSESEGIYWQAKKADDAGDREKAIKLYDEAADRSVYAQNSAQARFRQAQLLEQKGDLVNAFKAYQQFVVGYQGSGLYTKALERQVVIADSAANGVIKTSFLGLKSGLSREKVVEMLEEVRNNAPKSAVAAHAQLSLGQLYEKQKKDKEAIEAYKKVVSDYQDRSEAAEAQFRVARVYINQAERGNQNQATINLAREALQDYLNQYPNHHRAGEARRLMADLGGRSVQRSFDVAEFYLKTKEYESAKVYYREVVKRAGGNPLGQKAKSRLAELGEH encoded by the coding sequence ATGTCCCCGAGGTCATTGATCGCGCTCGCCGGCACCGCCGCCCTGCTTGTTTCCTGCGGTAACAAAAACGAGGGGCCGCCGCTCGCCTCCCACGCGCCGAAGTCCAACAGCGAAAGCGAAGGGATCTACTGGCAGGCGAAGAAGGCGGATGACGCCGGTGACCGGGAAAAAGCGATCAAGCTCTACGACGAAGCCGCCGACCGCTCCGTCTATGCCCAGAATTCCGCCCAGGCCCGTTTCCGCCAGGCTCAGCTCCTCGAACAGAAGGGCGACCTGGTGAACGCCTTCAAGGCCTATCAACAGTTCGTGGTCGGCTATCAGGGCAGCGGCCTCTACACCAAGGCGCTCGAACGCCAGGTGGTCATCGCCGACTCCGCCGCCAACGGCGTGATCAAAACCAGTTTCCTCGGCCTGAAATCCGGCCTGTCCCGCGAAAAGGTCGTGGAGATGCTGGAGGAGGTCCGCAACAACGCACCCAAGTCCGCGGTCGCGGCCCACGCCCAGTTGAGCCTCGGCCAGCTTTACGAAAAGCAGAAGAAGGACAAGGAAGCCATCGAAGCCTACAAGAAGGTCGTCAGCGACTATCAGGACCGCTCCGAAGCCGCCGAAGCCCAGTTCCGCGTGGCACGGGTCTATATCAATCAGGCCGAGCGCGGAAACCAGAACCAGGCCACCATCAATCTCGCCCGCGAGGCGCTGCAGGACTACCTCAACCAGTATCCGAACCACCACCGCGCCGGTGAAGCCCGCCGTCTGATGGCGGATCTGGGTGGCCGCAGTGTGCAGCGCTCCTTCGACGTCGCGGAATTCTACCTCAAGACGAAGGAATACGAATCCGCGAAGGTTTACTACCGCGAGGTGGTCAAGCGTGCCGGTGGCAATCCCCTGGGCCAGAAGGCCAAGAGCCGCCTCGCCGAACTCGGCGAGCACTGA
- the lptE gene encoding LPS assembly lipoprotein LptE codes for MMRALAVLAAAALTSCAGYQLGGVKPASLARIKTIQVPMFKNDTQHPRAEAIATSAVASALAQDGTYKIATLDKADAILEGRIRRIDYIQIRGERLDTLRPLELQTTVTFAWSLKDAKDPSKVLATGSAVGTSQFFVDANLQTSRNNALPDAMERAADSLVSRIANGY; via the coding sequence ATGATGCGTGCCCTCGCCGTTCTCGCCGCCGCCGCCCTCACCTCCTGCGCCGGCTACCAGCTCGGCGGGGTGAAGCCTGCCTCGCTCGCCCGGATCAAGACGATCCAGGTGCCGATGTTCAAAAACGACACCCAGCACCCGCGGGCCGAGGCGATCGCCACCTCCGCCGTCGCCAGCGCGCTGGCCCAGGACGGCACCTACAAGATCGCCACGCTGGACAAGGCCGATGCCATCCTCGAGGGCCGCATCCGCCGCATCGACTACATCCAGATCCGCGGCGAGCGCCTCGACACGCTGCGTCCGCTGGAACTCCAGACCACGGTCACCTTTGCCTGGAGCCTGAAGGACGCCAAGGACCCGTCCAAGGTACTCGCCACCGGCTCCGCCGTCGGCACCAGCCAGTTCTTCGTGGACGCGAATCTCCAGACCTCCCGCAACAACGCCCTGCCGGATGCCATGGAGCGCGCGGCGGACAGCCTGGTCTCCCGCATCGCCAACGGCTACTGA
- the rsmI gene encoding 16S rRNA (cytidine(1402)-2'-O)-methyltransferase, which produces MDSSDNASSPTAQPAAGGRVIFVPTPIGNRDDLTLRALEVLKNCDRIACEDTRHSAPLLQHHGIAFKPLVSLHEHNEIRRIPELIAAAQAGETIAVVTDAGMPGVSDPGYRFVHACIEGGVPFEVLPGPSAVLTALIGSGMPCHAFRFGGFLPVKSGRRRQALEEALASGETAIFFESPHRLTGTLELLASFSPDATVCVARELTKKFETYHRGTAAELSAHFANHPPKGEIVFLLHAPA; this is translated from the coding sequence ATGGATTCCTCCGACAATGCTTCATCCCCCACCGCACAGCCTGCGGCGGGAGGACGCGTGATTTTCGTCCCAACCCCGATCGGGAACCGGGACGACCTCACGCTCCGCGCGCTGGAGGTCCTGAAAAACTGTGACCGGATCGCCTGCGAGGACACCCGCCACTCCGCCCCCCTGCTCCAGCACCACGGGATCGCCTTCAAGCCGCTGGTCTCGCTCCACGAGCACAATGAGATCCGCCGCATCCCGGAACTGATCGCCGCCGCCCAGGCCGGGGAAACCATCGCCGTGGTCACGGATGCGGGCATGCCCGGCGTCTCCGATCCCGGCTACCGTTTCGTCCACGCCTGCATCGAGGGCGGAGTACCCTTCGAGGTATTGCCCGGCCCTTCCGCCGTGCTCACCGCGCTGATCGGCTCCGGCATGCCTTGCCACGCCTTCCGGTTCGGCGGCTTCCTGCCGGTGAAGTCCGGCCGCCGCCGCCAGGCGCTGGAAGAGGCGCTGGCCTCGGGCGAGACCGCCATTTTCTTCGAATCCCCGCACCGTCTGACGGGCACGCTGGAGCTGCTGGCGTCCTTTTCCCCGGACGCCACCGTCTGCGTGGCCCGGGAGTTGACCAAGAAATTCGAGACCTACCACCGGGGCACCGCAGCCGAATTGTCGGCGCACTTTGCAAATCACCCGCCGAAGGGGGAAATCGTGTTCCTGCTCCACGCTCCCGCCTAA
- the bamA gene encoding outer membrane protein assembly factor BamA codes for MSSSHSSGLQRAARSARMVLPLTFAAAALSTTALRAQDFEGKTISEVSIRYVGPKTVDEARIRNSMSSAAGQQYRTEKIDSDIKSLYGSGLVEDVRFLAEPQGDRVKLIAEVRTRSTVSGVGFVGNSTFSDAKLAKETKLKSGGILSDAAIVEAKRNLEKYYQGYGYPDVAISYRTQPSAGGADLIFVIDEGSKNEIHKIRFEGNTAFTDAELRKNMKTKPKGLLSFLTKSGRFETGKLDEDVESVLDFYRSHGYLRVSSPGLRRDPAGNDKVDIVIPIVEGDKYTVAGVGFGHMSVFKPEELYPALTLNGGDAYSSKKMRADITMIRSYYGSRGYADATVVPDISDAGPNQVKIIYRITEGSRFRVGDVHIEGNTKTKDKVIRREVPLKPGQWFNSVDLDVTKSRLQNLQYFSDVQVNGNSGSNAGYRDVNILVEEKKTGSVGVGVGFSSIDSIVGFINLEQTNFDLFNPWSFTGGGQRFGMNLRLGSTRTDFSLSLVEPWFMDRQLSLGGELFYRDSNYFSDFYDQKNVGASIFLRRPLGEKGAVKVEYKLEQVSVDLDPSVAVLSNKSVLAGGPPSQFLLDQGDFIRSALTAEYVYDSRDSNLLARSGEKLSASVTLAGLGGDVDIVSTSFQGQKYWNLWGDSILSLNGELAFVDALSGRVPIFDRMFLGGGRTLRGFEFRDVGPRDAATGEVIGGRSLAYLDTEYTIPIIENVRAAVFYDMGFVNSGSWDLDPSDIYSDVGIGIRLKLPISPLPLALDYAIPLQVPDQKADNGGQFNFSLQYQY; via the coding sequence ATGTCGTCTTCCCACAGTTCCGGTTTGCAACGCGCGGCCCGCTCCGCCCGCATGGTCCTGCCCCTGACCTTCGCGGCTGCGGCTCTCTCCACCACCGCCCTGCGCGCCCAGGACTTCGAGGGCAAGACCATCAGCGAAGTTTCCATCCGCTACGTCGGCCCGAAGACGGTCGATGAAGCCCGCATCCGCAACTCGATGTCCTCCGCCGCCGGCCAGCAGTACCGCACGGAGAAAATCGACAGTGACATCAAGTCCCTCTATGGCTCCGGCCTCGTGGAAGACGTGCGCTTCCTCGCCGAACCGCAGGGCGACCGCGTGAAGCTCATCGCCGAGGTCCGCACCCGCTCCACCGTGAGCGGCGTCGGCTTCGTCGGCAACAGCACCTTCTCCGACGCGAAGCTCGCCAAGGAAACCAAGCTCAAGTCCGGCGGCATCCTCAGCGACGCCGCCATCGTGGAAGCCAAGCGCAATCTCGAGAAATACTACCAGGGCTACGGCTACCCGGACGTCGCGATCTCCTACCGCACCCAGCCGAGCGCCGGTGGCGCCGACCTGATCTTCGTCATCGACGAGGGCAGCAAGAACGAGATCCACAAGATCCGCTTCGAGGGCAACACCGCCTTCACCGACGCCGAGCTGCGCAAGAACATGAAGACCAAGCCGAAGGGTCTTCTCTCCTTCCTCACCAAGTCCGGCCGCTTCGAAACCGGCAAGCTCGACGAGGACGTCGAGTCCGTCCTCGATTTCTACCGCAGCCACGGCTACCTCCGCGTGAGCAGCCCCGGCCTGCGCCGCGATCCCGCCGGCAATGACAAGGTGGACATCGTCATCCCGATCGTCGAGGGCGACAAATACACCGTCGCGGGCGTGGGCTTCGGCCACATGAGCGTCTTCAAGCCCGAGGAACTCTACCCGGCGCTGACCCTCAACGGTGGTGACGCGTATTCCTCCAAGAAGATGCGCGCGGACATCACCATGATCCGCAGCTACTACGGTTCCCGTGGTTACGCGGACGCCACCGTCGTCCCGGACATCAGCGACGCCGGTCCGAACCAGGTCAAGATCATCTACCGCATCACCGAAGGCAGCCGCTTCCGCGTGGGTGACGTCCATATCGAGGGCAATACCAAGACCAAGGACAAGGTCATCCGCCGCGAAGTCCCACTCAAGCCGGGCCAGTGGTTCAACTCGGTGGACCTCGATGTCACCAAGTCCCGCCTCCAGAACCTCCAGTATTTCTCGGACGTGCAGGTGAACGGCAACTCCGGAAGCAACGCCGGATACCGTGACGTGAACATCCTCGTGGAAGAGAAGAAGACCGGCTCCGTCGGCGTCGGCGTGGGCTTCAGCTCCATCGACAGCATCGTCGGCTTCATCAACCTGGAGCAAACCAACTTCGACCTCTTCAACCCGTGGAGCTTCACCGGTGGCGGCCAGCGCTTCGGCATGAACCTGCGTCTTGGCAGCACCCGCACCGACTTCAGCCTGTCGCTGGTCGAGCCGTGGTTCATGGACCGCCAGCTCTCCCTCGGCGGCGAGCTGTTCTACCGCGATTCGAACTACTTCAGCGACTTCTACGACCAGAAGAACGTGGGTGCCTCGATCTTCCTCCGCCGCCCGCTCGGCGAAAAGGGTGCGGTGAAGGTGGAATACAAGCTCGAGCAGGTCTCGGTCGATCTCGACCCGAGCGTGGCCGTGCTTTCCAACAAGTCCGTGCTCGCCGGCGGCCCGCCGTCCCAGTTCCTGCTGGATCAGGGCGACTTCATCCGCAGCGCGCTGACCGCCGAATATGTCTATGACAGCCGCGACAGCAACCTCCTCGCCCGCAGCGGTGAGAAGCTGAGCGCGAGCGTGACCCTCGCCGGCCTCGGCGGTGACGTGGACATCGTCTCCACCTCCTTCCAGGGCCAGAAATACTGGAACCTGTGGGGTGACAGCATCCTCTCGCTCAACGGCGAACTCGCCTTCGTGGACGCCCTCAGCGGTCGCGTGCCGATCTTCGACCGCATGTTCCTCGGCGGTGGCCGCACCCTGCGCGGCTTCGAGTTCCGCGACGTGGGTCCGCGCGATGCCGCCACCGGCGAAGTCATCGGCGGCCGCTCCCTCGCCTACCTCGACACCGAATACACCATCCCGATCATCGAGAACGTCCGCGCCGCGGTGTTCTACGACATGGGCTTCGTGAACTCCGGTTCGTGGGATCTCGACCCGAGCGACATCTACAGCGATGTGGGTATCGGTATCCGCCTCAAGCTCCCGATCAGCCCGCTGCCACTCGCCCTCGACTACGCCATCCCTCTTCAGGTGCCGGACCAGAAGGCGGACAATGGCGGCCAGTTCAACTTCTCGCTCCAGTACCAGTACTAA
- a CDS encoding YgfZ/GcvT domain-containing protein — protein sequence MSSAEPRRLELPAPVLLEVRGPDGSRYLNGQVTQDVRLAGDATKSLHACVTDAKGKLQFRVAIHGRPGGVLRVSCDHEGADGLLMRLDRYLIADDAEIVDISEEWKRIHVTGGEAPVCEGNAYAVAINRISVPGWDVWIPCGESHPAENLPAWSSDETEAARIAAGIPAWGKELEAGMLPPEAGLDRTDISYAKGCYIGQEVISRIKSAGKVNRRLTKLVVPESVACVAGDALLTAEGTEAGVITSVSPIVANARRVLLGYVKRSVEGQGLRLADQTPVEIIAK from the coding sequence TGGAAGTCCGCGGGCCGGATGGATCGCGCTATCTGAACGGGCAGGTTACGCAGGATGTGCGACTCGCGGGCGATGCCACGAAGTCGCTGCATGCCTGTGTCACGGACGCGAAGGGGAAGCTGCAATTCCGCGTTGCGATCCACGGTCGTCCCGGTGGCGTGCTGCGGGTTTCCTGCGATCACGAAGGTGCGGATGGATTGCTCATGCGGTTGGATCGCTATCTGATCGCGGATGATGCGGAGATCGTGGACATCTCGGAGGAATGGAAGCGCATTCATGTGACGGGTGGCGAAGCTCCCGTCTGCGAAGGGAATGCATATGCGGTTGCGATCAACCGCATCAGTGTTCCGGGTTGGGATGTTTGGATTCCGTGCGGAGAATCGCATCCGGCGGAGAATCTTCCCGCATGGTCCTCCGATGAAACGGAGGCCGCGCGTATCGCGGCCGGAATCCCGGCGTGGGGGAAAGAGCTCGAAGCTGGTATGCTGCCACCGGAAGCAGGATTGGATCGCACGGACATTTCCTATGCGAAGGGCTGCTACATCGGCCAGGAAGTGATTTCGCGGATCAAGTCGGCGGGGAAGGTGAATCGTCGGCTTACGAAGCTGGTGGTGCCGGAGTCCGTGGCTTGTGTGGCGGGGGATGCATTGCTCACAGCTGAGGGAACTGAAGCCGGAGTGATCACCAGCGTCTCGCCGATTGTCGCGAATGCCCGCAGGGTTCTGTTAGGTTATGTGAAGCGGAGCGTGGAAGGGCAGGGGCTGCGATTGGCGGATCAGACGCCGGTGGAGATCATCGCGAAGTGA